A section of the Acanthopagrus latus isolate v.2019 chromosome 20, fAcaLat1.1, whole genome shotgun sequence genome encodes:
- the LOC119009699 gene encoding homeodomain-interacting protein kinase 2-like, which translates to MYFSVTMQGTANQIGLRKCGPLGNTHILVDFLGEGGFGLVTKCISTVTGTEVAIKVNKNRPHIFDQARREIAILKRLRDLDPDTCNIVKWNGFFFHRENICLNFELLDKSLHDYRVRRRNQNLSMRELRPVIHQLATALSHLSSKQIVHADLKPENVMVVDSRQHPIRVKLIDFGLAHPRFGIDPGACVQTTWYRAPEVILQLPFDEAIDMWSLGLTIVEMATGCPMYPGDTEYDVLRYIVETQGQPPDHMLDSGMATKYYFATQNNGERRWRLKTPWEIRAETGMPSMDGRYCVLKCLDDLEQQIVSDTEDPSEKRLLLDLIKRMLELDPVQRIKPLEVLQHPFLTQSLKAGMQTQDCEVSIVCQAGAENIHHGLVLSPTDESASSSDKENGSQPETNAENQSWLRRLVGRISDTLSYYFCCG; encoded by the coding sequence atgtACTTCAGCGTGACAATGCAGGGAACAGCGAATCAAATCGGGTTAAGAAAATGTGGCCCACTTGGAAATACCCACATACTGGTGGACTTTCTTGGGGAGGGTGGCTTTGGTTTAGTAACCAAATGCATCAGTACTGTAACTGGCACAGAGGTGGCCATCAAGGTTAACAAGAACAGACCGCACATTTTTGACCAGGCAAGACGGGAAATTGCCATTCTGAAGCGACTACGGGATCTGGATCCAGACACTTGCAACATCGTGAAGTGGAATGGTTTTTTCTTCCATAGGGAGAACATCTGTCTTAACTTTGAGCTGCTGGATAAAAGCCTGCATGATTACAGGGTGCGCAGAAGAAACCAGAATCTTTCCATGAGAGAGCTGAGACCAGTCATTCATCAGCTGGCCACAGCCCTGTCCCACCTGAGTTCCAAGCAAATTGTTCATGCGGACCTCAAACCTGAAAATGTTATGGTCGTGGACAGCAGGCAGCACCCAATACGAGTCAAGCTGATCGACTTTGGCCTGGCACATCCGAGGTTTGGCATTGATCCTGGTGCCTGTGTTCAGACCACCTGGTACAGGGCACCAGAAGTCATACTACAACTTCCTTTTGATGAGGCCATAGATATGTGGTCTCTAGGCCTGACGATTGTAGAAATGGCTACAGGGTGCCCCATGTACCCCGGGGACACAGAATATGATGTGCTGAGATACATCGTAGAAACCCAGGGCCAGCCGCCAGATCATATGCTGGACAGCGGGATGGCAACCAAATATTATTTTGCGACCCAGAACAACGGCGAGCGGCGCTGGAGGTTGAAGACACCCTGGGAGATCAGAGCCGAGACAGGGATGCCATCCATGGATGGAAGATACTGTGTTCTCAAGTGTCTTGACGACCTTGAGCAGCAGATAGTGTCAGACACCGAGGACCCGAGTGAAAAGCGGCTGTTGCTGGACCTGATTAAAAGGATGCTGGAGCTGGACCCTGTTCAGCGCATCAAACCACTGGAGGTCCTGCAGCATCCATTCCTTACTCAGAGCCTCAAAGCCGGCATGCAAACACAAGATTGCGAAGTGTCTATTGTATGTCAGGCGGGAGCAGAGAACATTCACCATGGGCTAGTTCTCTCCCCGACAGATGAATCAGCGTCCAGCAGTGACAAGGAAAATGGCTCTCAGCCTGAGACCAATGCTGAGAACCAAAGCTGGTTAAGGCGCCTTGTGGGAAGGATATCGGACACGTTATCTTACTACTTCTGCTGTGGGTGA